The following nucleotide sequence is from Streptomyces sp. NBC_00239.
TGGCCGAAGTGCCCGAGGCGCGCCGCCCCTGGTCCCTGACCGGCTGGTGCGGGCTCGCCCTGTTCGGCGCCGCGACCGCCGCCGACGCGTGGCTGCCGCTCAGCTGCAAGCCCACCGTCGACCCGGAGTGCGCCGCCCGCGAGACCGCGGGCCTGGTCCCCGCCACCCACCAGGCACACGCCATCAGCTCCAGCCTCGCCATGTGCGGCGCGCTGGCCGGCATCGTGGCCCTCACCGTCGCGGCCCGCCGCTACCGCTGGTGGCCGCCGCTGGCCCGGTTCGGCCCGGCGCTCGTCATGCTGGAACTCGCCGCCACCGTCTGGACCCTGACCGCCATCGCGCTGTTCAGCGCCGGACACGGCACCTGGGCGCTGGGCGCCGGCCAACGCCTCCAGGTGCTCCTCGTCGCCCTCTGGCTCGGCGTCCTCGCCTGCGCGCTGGCCGCGGACCGCACCCCGCCCCGCCCCGGCCCCCGACCGTGACCCCGGCCCACGACCCCGCCCCCGGCGGGCGCGTGCGTGAGGGGTTCGTGCGGGTCGGCGGGGTGCCGCTGCACATACGGGTCGAGGGGGTCGGGCCGGTCTGTGTGCTCAGCGCCGGGCTCGGGCTCGCCTGGTTCGACTGGGACGCCGTCGTCCCGCTACTGGCCCCGCACCGCACGGTGGTCAGGTTCGACCGGCCCGGCCACGGGCTCAGCGCCTCGGCCGCCCCCGCCGGCGCGGTCGGCGAGGCGCACCGGATCGCCGGGCTCCTCGACGCGCTCGGGCCCGCGCTGCCGCCGGGACCGGTCACCGTGGTCGGCCACTCACTCGCCGGCCTTCACGCGGAGGCCTTCGCCCGCCTCTACCCGGCCCGCACCGCCGCGCTCGTGCTCGTCGACAGCAGCGTGGAGGAGCGCCGGCCGTACGCGCCCGCGCCGGCGCTGCGCACGGCCGGCGCCCGGGTGCTGGGCGGGGCCCTGACCGCGGCCGGGCTGCCCGCCGCCCTGGGGCCGCTCGCCCGCCGGGCCGTGGTCCGGGCCGGGCGGACCGGCGGGCCCGACCCGGCCCCGCGGGAGCTCGTACGCCGCTGCTACCGGACCGGGAGGGTCTGGCGGGGCGCCCTCCGCGAGAACGCCCGCTACGCCGACACCGCCGCCGGGCTTCTCGCGCTGCGACGCGGCCGCCGTCCGCTGCGGGCGCCGGTCCGCGTGCTCGCGGCGTACGACGGGTCCGGGGGGCGGGGCGCGGTGCGGTGGCTGGCGCGGCAGGCGGCGCTCGCCGAGGCGCTGGGCGCGCGCCTTGAGGTGGTTGCGCCGGCGGGTCACCTGCTCATGCTGGACCGCCCGGACCGCGTGGCACGAGCGGTACTCGCCCCGCCCTGACCGGCCGCGCGCTCGCGCGACTCCAGCCC
It contains:
- a CDS encoding DUF998 domain-containing protein, producing MSLTGTRPVAALIGLGAATYTAWVLEVVFSTGLNPVETYVSELAAQDQPLGGLFRATDFTAGVLVLAGSLLALLRLAEVPEARRPWSLTGWCGLALFGAATAADAWLPLSCKPTVDPECAARETAGLVPATHQAHAISSSLAMCGALAGIVALTVAARRYRWWPPLARFGPALVMLELAATVWTLTAIALFSAGHGTWALGAGQRLQVLLVALWLGVLACALAADRTPPRPGPRP
- a CDS encoding alpha/beta fold hydrolase codes for the protein MREGFVRVGGVPLHIRVEGVGPVCVLSAGLGLAWFDWDAVVPLLAPHRTVVRFDRPGHGLSASAAPAGAVGEAHRIAGLLDALGPALPPGPVTVVGHSLAGLHAEAFARLYPARTAALVLVDSSVEERRPYAPAPALRTAGARVLGGALTAAGLPAALGPLARRAVVRAGRTGGPDPAPRELVRRCYRTGRVWRGALRENARYADTAAGLLALRRGRRPLRAPVRVLAAYDGSGGRGAVRWLARQAALAEALGARLEVVAPAGHLLMLDRPDRVARAVLAPP